The DNA region GTCGGCCTCGTCACCGCCGTCGACCCCGGAACGGCCTACGTCGAACCGGACCCGGAGATGACGGCCTCCACCAGGGCCGCGCTCGGGTGGGGCGGCCGGGAGGACGCCGTTCCCCTCGCAGACGACGTCGTCGACCGGGTTACCGACGACGCGGTACTGCTCTCCCCGTCGTTCCCCGGGGAGGACCTGACGAGCGACGCGAGCCCGGCCGACTCGGAGTTGCCATTGTCGGAAGTCTCGGGGAAGAACACCCCCGCTCCGGACGAGGAGTACACGCCGGGGCAACCGGTCACGACCGACCAGGAGGAACCATCGGCGCCGTCCGGGGAGGACGATCCGGACCCGGGGGCGGGCGCGGGCGAGCGAATCGACGGCGACGAGGAGCGACGGGGGGAACCAGCCGGCAACCCGGCGAACGTCACGGACCCCATCGGCGAAATCGACGCCGCAGACGAGACAGATCCGCTCGCAGAGGGCGACTCGAGCGGGTCGGTCGACCCGGCCGCAGACCTCGAGGAACTCGAGGAGATCGAAGAAGCCCAGCGCCGGGAACTCGAGGTGGATCCGACGGAACTCACGGACCGCGACCCGGAAGCCGAGGTTCGTCCAGGCGAGGACGTCGGCCAGCGGACCGACGCGGCGGTCGAACCGGATGCGGTTCGCGAGGGGCTCGAAGGCTCGGGGCGTTCGGGCTCCGACGGCGACGAGGCGGAACGCCGAGCGGAAAGCGACGACGATGAGACACGCCGAACGGAAAGCGGTGACGAGGAGCGGTCCGACGAGCGGGACGGCGAATCGACCCGATAGAGGTCTCGCCCCGTCGGCGCTACCTTCGTTCACATTCCCTCCGCTTCTTTTCCGACACCGATTGCAGCGAACGCTCTACCGCCTATCCGCCGGCTCCCTCGACCCCCGAGGACGCGCCGAATCCATCCATCGATGCAGCCAGCGACGGGGAGTGTTTATCACCACCAGCATTGTGCACGCAGTCATGAATCGACGAGCGGACGCGACAGATGGGGGGTTCTGGGCCGATTCCGACGCTGACGTGGCGCTCGAGCGATTCCGCACGCTCGTCAACGCCGTTAGCGACGGCATCTACCAGCTCGATCCCGCCGGCCGCTTCACCGCGGTCAACGACGTCATCGTCGAAATGACCGGTTACGAACGGGCCGAACTCCTCGGCGAACACGTCTCCTTCGTCCTCGAGGACGACGACGTCGACCGAGTCCGACGGGCCATCGAGGAGCACCGTTCGGCCGACGGTCGACTGAACCGGACGTTCGACCTCGCCGTCAGAACAGCGGACGGCGAGACGATTCACTGCGAGATTCGACTGAGCGTCCTTCTCGAAGACGGTACGTTCGAAGGGACCGTGGGGACCGTCCGCGAGGTCTCCGACCGGAACCACACAGAACAGCGGCTCCTGGACCGCGACCGACAACTCCGGCTTGAACGGGACCTGACCGATCAAATTCTCGAGACGAGTCCGATCGGCATTCAGGTGCTCGACTCGGACGGCGAGGTCACGCGAATGAACGATCGTCTCAGGGAGATGCTCGAGATTCCAGAGCGCGAGGAGCACACGTACGACCCGTCGAACCGATCGGTCTACGACGAGACCGGAGCGCGAATTTCGACCGCGAACCATCCGTTCGCGATCACGCTGGAGACGGGGGAGCCGGTGTACGACCGGCACCTCCGGGTCGACCTCCCCAGCGGCGACCGTCGCTGGCTCTCGATCAACGCCGCGCCCCTCTTCGACGACGCGGGGGCCATCGAACGTGTCGTGACGACCGGCGAAGACATCACCGACCTCAAAGAGCGCGAACGCGCGCTCGAGCGTCGACAACGCGAGCTCACGGCCGAACTGGACGAGATCTACGGCCGCATCACCGACGGCGTCATCGCGCTGAACGACGACTGGGAGTTCACCCACGTCAACGAGAATGCCGAAGTGGTCCTCGACGCCGCCGAGGACGAACTCCTCGGCCGGGTGATCTGGGACGCGTTCCCGGAACTCGTCAACACCGAGTTCGAGCGCCGGTACCGCGAGGCGATGACGACGCAGGAGCCCGTCTCGCTGGTAGATTACTTCGAGCCGCACGACGCCTGGTTCGAGGAACACGTCTATCCCTCCGAGACGGGGATTTCGATCTACTTCCGGGACGTCACCGAGCACAGGGAGCGCGAACGTAAGCTCGAGAAGTCCGAGCAGCGTCACCGGACGCTCGCGGAGTACTTTCCGAACGGGCTGGTGACGCTCTTCGACGACGACCTCACGTACACGCTGGCGGCCGGGCAGGGCTTCGACCGAATTCCGGTGGACCCGGCCGATCTGGAGGAGAACAGGGCCTGCGACGTCTGGTCGGACGAAACGTGGAGCGCGCTCGAGCCCGCCTTCCGGGCCGCGATCGAGGGGGAGGAGCGGTCGGTCGAACTCTCCTACGCCGACCGGGAGTGGGTGCTCCACGCGGTTCCGATCACCGACGAACGGGGCGATGTCTTCGCCGGAATGACGATGGCCCAGGATATCACGGAGCGCAAGGAGTACGAGCGAAAACTCGAGGATACGGTCGAGCGCCTCGAGGAGTCGAACGAACGGCTCGAGCAGTTCGCCTACGCCGCCTCCCACGACCTTCAGGAGCCCCTGCGGATGGTCTCGAGTTACCTGCGACTGCTCGAGCAGCGCTACGACGACGAGCTCGACGAGGACGGCGAGGAATTCCTCGCGTTCGCCGTCGACGGCGCCGACCGCATGCGGGAGATGATCGACGGGCTGCTCGCGTATTCCCGCGTCGACACGGAGAGCGGTTCGCTCGAACCGGTCGACCTCGACGCCATCCTCGACGACGCGCTCGATAACCTTCGAATCCAGATCGACGAAGCTGGCGCCGACATTACGAGGGACGACCTGCCACGGGTCGACGGGGACGCGACCCAGTTACAGCAGGTCTTCCAGAACCTCCTGGACAACGCGATCACGTACAGCGGGGACGATCCGCCCCGGATTCGAATCGAAGCCGATCGGCAGGGGGCGAAGCCGGTGATTTCGATCGAAGATAACGGCATCGGCATCGCTCCCGATGACCAGGATCGAATCTTCACGATCTTCAACCGGCTGCACAGCCGCGAGGAGCACGACGGGGCGGGCATCGGGCTCGCGCTCTGTCAGCGGATCGTCGATCGTCACGGCGGAGACATTTGGGTTCGCTCGACGCCCGGCGAGGGAACGACGTTCTCGTTCTCGATTTCGAGAGCGGAGGACCGGGGCGAGGACCGACCGCAGCGGTAGAGAGTACCCGTCACGAAACCGGAGTCGACTCACCGACTCGGGCAGAATGGATCGATCACACGGTCTCCACCCGATCACCCCGCCGAGAGCGCCTCCTCGAGCCGTTGCTCGAGGTCGCTGAGGTCGTCGTAGAGCGACTCGTCGATCTGGCCGGCGGCTTCCGCATCGACGTTCTCGAGGCGCTCGGCTAGCCCCTGCAGCCGGGAGTACTTCTCGCCCTCGTCGACGCCGGTCTTCTGGACGTACACCTGCTGCTCGACGTTGTAGACGGCGTCAGGCTCGAGGTCGGTGACCGCCAGGACGACGTCAAGCTTGTCGGAGTCGATCCCGAGCACCCACTCGTGGGGGATGCCGTGCTCGTCGAGGGCGTCCAGGACGACGTCCTCGTCTCTCGGCTGGCGCCGGTCGCGGGTCGTTCGCCGGACCGTCCCGAAGCGACCGTGAAGCTGTTGGTCGGGGCCGAGTCGCTCGAGCAGCGTCTCGCCGGCGGTTCGCCGTACCCGGTCGGACCCCCGCTGGACGTCCGAGAGCAGGACGTACAGGTCGGTCAGGGTCTCCGTGTCGAGCGTCGACGGCTCGTCGCGCCCGTCGCGCTCGAGGCGCTCGAGCTGATCGGCGAGCAGGGTGGCGTCGTCGTGTACCCGTTCGAGACTCGTCCGGGCGTCCTCGGGCGAGACGATATGCGGGCTCTCGCCGGCGACGGCCTCCTCCGGCGCGCGCTCGAGGGTCTCGCCGTCGGAGACGTGCTCGGCCGAGAGACTCAGGACGCTCGCGTACGGCTCGACGCCGGGCGGGAGTTCCGCGAGCGGGATCGGGCCGCCCTCGAGTTGCTCGGCCAGCACGTCGAACTGTTCGCGGTGGAGCGGGCGCTCCTCGCCGCTGTCGACGAACTGAATCACGAGTCGATCCTCGAGCGCGTCCTCGATCCGGAACGCGCGCTCGGAGACCGGCGTCACAAGTTCGCTTCCAGGCTCGAGGCTTCTACACGCGTCGCGAAGGGCATTCCAGTCCATAGGGAACGGTCGACGGCCACCTCGAAAAGCCATTGCCGCGTGTGTGCCGGGTGGTGGGTCGACTCCGACAATGGGGTACTGACGCCGGCGCCGACGATGGGACGGCGTCCACGTTCGGACGACCCTCGGGCCTGCCAGCCGATGCAGGCACCACACTATTCGCTCGAGGCGGGGCTAGCCCAGTGTATGTGCGCCACCTTCACGACTGACGACGTCGGCAAGACGGTCGAAAACGACGAGGGAGCGGCGGTCGGCGTCGTCGTTTCGGTCGAGGACGACACCGCGTTCGTCGAACCAGAACCGGGCGTCGTGGACTCGCTCAGGGCGGCCCTCGGCTGGTCGTCCGACCCCCAGGACGCCGTCCCGCTCCACGAGAGCGACGTCCAGACGGTCGACGAGACGATCCGACTCGAGGCGTTCCCCTCGAGCGAGGGGCCATCCTGGGACGAGCGGGAGACGGACGACACCGAACGCGAGGGCGCCGAGACCGATACGGCGAAAACCGAGGATTCGGGTGCGTCTCGTCCAGCGGACATCGAGGACGCTCCGCCGGAAGGCGACAAGACGGTGACGAAGGAGCGCGAACTGAGCGAGGAACACTGATTCCGTCGCTTCGGTTCCGTAGCTCGACAAAACTATATTTTCTATAGCAAACAAACCGAACTTATAGATGCCCTGGAGAGCCCCCTCTCGAGGGACCAGTCAGGTCAGTACCCCAGTCCCAGGGCTCGATTCGTGACGAGCGCGAGGAGGACGACGACCAGGAGACCGGCCAGGATCGTGAAGGCGACGCCCCAGCCGAGGACGTCGGCGAAGAGGCCGGTCGCGACCGAACCGAGCGAGCCGACGACGCCGTAGACTGTCCGGACGAGGCCGAAGCCGGCCCCGCGCTCTTCGTCGTTGAGGTTGTCCATGATCCGCGGGAGGAGGGCGGCACCCCAGCCCAGGCCCGTTCCGACGAGCAGAACGGCGAGGACGATCGATGGAAAACCGGGGCCGAAGACGAACAGCAGGAGACCGCTCGAGCCGAGCACCATGCAGCCGGCGGCGGCGAGGTCGCGGCCGTAGCGGTCGGAGATGGCGCCGACGCCGACCTGGGTGATCGCCTGCACGACGAAGTACGCCGAGAAGACGATGCCGGCGAGGGTCTGGGAGTGATTCCGGTGTTCGATCAGGAAGGTGGGCAGGAACGACGACAGCGCCTGCCAGACGAACGCCGAGAGGATCGCGAGGCAGACGGTGAACGCGATGGGCGGGCGCGAGAGCACCTCGAGCAGGGGCTCGAGTTCGAACCGGTCGCGCATCGGCTGGTCGGGGCGGCGCGGCTCGGTCGGTTCGACGTAGCGGGAGAACAGGACGTAGATGGGGACGGCGGCGACGACGCCGAGGGCGATGGCGTAGCGCCAGCCGAGGACGACGGCGACCCAGGCGGCCAGGGCCGGGGCGACGAGGCCGGCGAGCGGGCCGCCGCCGTTGTGGATGCCGATGGCGGAGCCGATGTTGTCGTAGGTCCGGGTCAAGAGCGTCGTCGCGACGCTGTAGTGGAGGCCCGCGACGGCGCCGAGCACGAGCGTCGCGAGCAGGAAGATTGGAAACGCGGGAGAGACAGCGATGAGGAGGCTCGTGACCGCCGTGCCGCCGACGGCGACCAGGATGACGGGTCGCTCGCCGAAGCGGTCGGCCAGGATGCCGCTGGGGAACTGCGCGAGGAAGTAGGTCATCCAGAGACCGGTGAGCGCGATGCCGACGACAAAGTTCGAGACGCCGAAGGCGTCGGTGACGTCGGGGACGACCGGGCTGATCACCAGGCGGGCGACCATCGTCGCGAAGAAGGCGAGCGTACAGAGCGCAAGGACGGTCTCCCGGTAGCGCCATCGATTCAGCAGATCCATCGTCGTCGGTTTCGTCGTTCGTCGTCAGTTTCGCCTCGAGGCTGTGGGCGGCTGGCTGCCGTTCTCTCCGTGGCAACCCGACGCGCTCGAGTGTCGTGTAATTCTCGAGTCGGTGTCCCAAAGAACGCGTCGGTTGCGGCAGTCGAGCGACCCGTGCTCGACGACAAAAATGTGTGAGCGCTACTCCTGGACCTGGAATCCGCGCTCGCGAAGGAGCGGCGGGAGTCGACTGCGGTGATCCCCCTGAAGCTCGATTCGACCCTCCTCGACGGTGCCACCCGTCCCGAGCGCCTGTTTGAGTTCGGAGGCGGTCGATTTCAGGTCCGCCGTCGAGAGGTCGAACCCCTCGAGAATCGTGACGGGTTTCCCGTACCGGCGCTTCTCGAGGCGGATCGTGAGCACTTGTTCGGCGACGGTGAGGTCGTCGTGGGAGTCGAGTTCGTCGAGCAGGTCGTCGAGGTCGTCGTTTGACACGGTACGTATGCTACGTTTTCGAGTACCAAAGTGTTGTCTCTCGCCCGAATTGACTGTCACTCGAGGTCGAGCGTGTAGACGACCTCCTGACGGGACTCGCCACCGATGTCGACCGTTCCCTCGCCGGTTTTCTCGAACCCCAGATCTTCGTAGAACGTCCGCCCTTCGGCGTTCGACGCGAGGTCGATCGCTCGCATGCGACGCATGTTGAAGTCCTCGAGGTTCTCGCGGAGTCGCTCGTGGAGGGCCGTGCCGATACCTTCGCGCTGGTGGTCGGGGTGGACGTACAGTCGGAGGACGTCGCCCTCGTCCTCCTGGACGACGCCGTGGGCGACCCCCACGATTCTACCTTCACCCGCTTCGGAGACTAGCATCGTCGTACCGGGCGTCGAGAGCGCGCGCTCGAGTTCCTCGTCGCTGTACCAGGCGTCGACGGTCTCGTCGATCACGTCGCGCTCGAGTTCCACGTACGTGTCGTACCAGGTTTCGCGGGCGAGTTCGCGAATGGACTCGCGGTCGTCTGCCGTGGCCGGGCGAATGTCGGTGTCCATACGCGACCCACGTCATCGAGTACCAAAGAGGTGGTCGGGGGTTCGAGACGACGGTTGGAATCGGCCCGCTGGCCGACCGTTCACAGTGACTACCGCTCACAGCCGCTCCTTGACCGTCTGCGCCGTTCGCTCGCCCACGCCGGGAACGCTCTGCAGGTCCTCGAGGCTCGCTGCCCGGACGTTCTCGACGCTTCCGAACCGCCCCAGCAGCCGCTTTCGCGTCTCCGGTCCGATTCCCGGGACGTCGTCGAGCACCGTCGAGACCTCGTCTCGCAGGGTCTGGTGGTACTGG from Natronosalvus rutilus includes:
- a CDS encoding translation initiation factor — protein: MSNDDLDDLLDELDSHDDLTVAEQVLTIRLEKRRYGKPVTILEGFDLSTADLKSTASELKQALGTGGTVEEGRIELQGDHRSRLPPLLRERGFQVQE
- a CDS encoding PAS domain-containing sensor histidine kinase encodes the protein MNRRADATDGGFWADSDADVALERFRTLVNAVSDGIYQLDPAGRFTAVNDVIVEMTGYERAELLGEHVSFVLEDDDVDRVRRAIEEHRSADGRLNRTFDLAVRTADGETIHCEIRLSVLLEDGTFEGTVGTVREVSDRNHTEQRLLDRDRQLRLERDLTDQILETSPIGIQVLDSDGEVTRMNDRLREMLEIPEREEHTYDPSNRSVYDETGARISTANHPFAITLETGEPVYDRHLRVDLPSGDRRWLSINAAPLFDDAGAIERVVTTGEDITDLKERERALERRQRELTAELDEIYGRITDGVIALNDDWEFTHVNENAEVVLDAAEDELLGRVIWDAFPELVNTEFERRYREAMTTQEPVSLVDYFEPHDAWFEEHVYPSETGISIYFRDVTEHRERERKLEKSEQRHRTLAEYFPNGLVTLFDDDLTYTLAAGQGFDRIPVDPADLEENRACDVWSDETWSALEPAFRAAIEGEERSVELSYADREWVLHAVPITDERGDVFAGMTMAQDITERKEYERKLEDTVERLEESNERLEQFAYAASHDLQEPLRMVSSYLRLLEQRYDDELDEDGEEFLAFAVDGADRMREMIDGLLAYSRVDTESGSLEPVDLDAILDDALDNLRIQIDEAGADITRDDLPRVDGDATQLQQVFQNLLDNAITYSGDDPPRIRIEADRQGAKPVISIEDNGIGIAPDDQDRIFTIFNRLHSREEHDGAGIGLALCQRIVDRHGGDIWVRSTPGEGTTFSFSISRAEDRGEDRPQR
- a CDS encoding MFS transporter, with amino-acid sequence MDLLNRWRYRETVLALCTLAFFATMVARLVISPVVPDVTDAFGVSNFVVGIALTGLWMTYFLAQFPSGILADRFGERPVILVAVGGTAVTSLLIAVSPAFPIFLLATLVLGAVAGLHYSVATTLLTRTYDNIGSAIGIHNGGGPLAGLVAPALAAWVAVVLGWRYAIALGVVAAVPIYVLFSRYVEPTEPRRPDQPMRDRFELEPLLEVLSRPPIAFTVCLAILSAFVWQALSSFLPTFLIEHRNHSQTLAGIVFSAYFVVQAITQVGVGAISDRYGRDLAAAGCMVLGSSGLLLFVFGPGFPSIVLAVLLVGTGLGWGAALLPRIMDNLNDEERGAGFGLVRTVYGVVGSLGSVATGLFADVLGWGVAFTILAGLLVVVLLALVTNRALGLGY
- a CDS encoding GNAT family N-acetyltransferase: MDTDIRPATADDRESIRELARETWYDTYVELERDVIDETVDAWYSDEELERALSTPGTTMLVSEAGEGRIVGVAHGVVQEDEGDVLRLYVHPDHQREGIGTALHERLRENLEDFNMRRMRAIDLASNAEGRTFYEDLGFEKTGEGTVDIGGESRQEVVYTLDLE